GGGTTCGGATAAGAGTTGACTGTCTCGGGAATGCGATGCGTCTCAATGTCCTTTGCCTCAACCAGAATGCCGTCTCGCGTGCGAAACCCAACAACAATGCGCGGcactccaagaagaaacGACTGAATCCAGTATTTCATCAGCTTACGGTTGAAGTTCTCCATATCTCCCGTATTGCGAATCTCGGCGGATGTCTTGAGCTCTACCCAGTTGATAGGACTGCCCTTTTCTTCAGGCTTGGAGTCCCAGACTATCGGTCGTCAGCTATGAGAGGAAGAGCAATCTGGGGATGACTCACTGGCGTCGACTTCACCGCCGAGGCAAAGAACAGATTTACCAATACCTGTTCGGACGACAGAACAGTACTGggctttgttgttgacaacTTCATTCTCTCGGTTTTCGATAAACTCGCGCGGGGTTTCTGCCCATGGTGCTGGCAGGGTCGATAGGGTTTCGAACTTGTACCCTTCAATATACATCAGTAAACGATGGCCTCATGGGCTGTAGAGGAAGTAGGCATACCCCAGAAC
This is a stretch of genomic DNA from Fusarium graminearum PH-1 chromosome 4, whole genome shotgun sequence. It encodes these proteins:
- a CDS encoding RAI1 protein; this encodes MVDFGSFIEENNAYKVASRSNEGNNNRRRRGPPLEVMQFWGYKFETLSTLPAPWAETPREFIENRENEVVNNKAQYCSVVRTGIGKSVLCLGGEVDAIWDSKPEEKGSPINWVELKTSAEIRNTGDMENFNRKLMKYWIQSFLLGVPRIVVGFRTRDGILVEAKDIETHRIPETVNSYPNPKWNADMCVNFAATFLDWLSANITDEGVWRIKREPQSPTIELFKVEETGHGDILSDEFKNWRIKLALGPSNES